In Vibrio sp. JC009, a single window of DNA contains:
- a CDS encoding ion transporter, with protein MNQATKRTNEPMKNTDGDAVGPFQIFTLFLSVYVLLALFVQLAVDLPKDINEILNKADNFICLFFLADFFIRLKHAKSKRQFMKWGWIDLLSSIPMVDVLRYGRIVRVVRVLRLLRAVRSTKVIISFVFKKRMEGTFALVSLVSIILTIFGAIAILLLEKGVDGANINSASDALWWAFVTITTVGYGDYFPVTYEGRIIASILMTAGVGLFGTFTGFVASWFLEEDEEDRSKHIITNLKDEVEELRNEVQKLQELRTDIQLLQKLVEESNNEKGSR; from the coding sequence TTGAATCAAGCAACAAAGCGAACAAATGAACCGATGAAGAACACTGACGGTGATGCAGTCGGGCCATTTCAGATCTTTACTCTGTTCCTATCGGTTTATGTGTTGTTAGCACTATTTGTCCAACTTGCTGTGGACCTACCTAAAGACATAAACGAAATATTGAATAAAGCGGATAATTTTATCTGTTTATTCTTCCTGGCTGACTTTTTTATCCGGTTAAAGCACGCCAAAAGCAAACGCCAGTTTATGAAATGGGGCTGGATAGATTTGCTATCCAGTATACCTATGGTTGATGTGCTTCGATATGGTCGTATTGTCAGAGTAGTACGCGTTCTCAGGCTACTTCGGGCTGTTCGCTCAACTAAAGTGATTATTTCATTCGTCTTCAAGAAAAGAATGGAAGGTACCTTTGCACTTGTCTCTCTGGTATCCATCATTCTTACTATCTTCGGTGCTATTGCAATTCTGTTACTGGAAAAGGGTGTTGATGGTGCGAATATCAATTCCGCTAGTGATGCCCTTTGGTGGGCATTCGTGACAATTACTACTGTGGGTTATGGTGATTATTTCCCAGTGACCTACGAAGGTAGGATCATAGCATCCATTCTTATGACGGCGGGTGTTGGGCTATTTGGTACTTTTACCGGGTTTGTCGCTTCTTGGTTCCTTGAAGAGGATGAAGAAGACCGCAGTAAACATATCATCACTAATCTAAAAGATGAGGTTGAAGAACTACGAAACGAAGTCCAGAAACTGCAAGAGTTGCGAACCGATATACAACTGCTACAGAAGTTGGTGGAAGAAAGCAATAACGAAAAGGGTAGTCGATAA
- a CDS encoding ABC transporter ATP-binding protein has translation MASILLRNIDKTWGSTKVIEDLNLEIKDKEFLVLLGPSGCGKTTTMRMIAGLDTPTEGDVEIDGSRVNDTHPRDRDIAMVFQNYGLYPQKTVYGNIAFPLQMKKVEKDELHARVIKAAKRVELDHLLERKPSQLSGGQRQRVALARAIVREPSLFLMDEPLSNLDAKLRVSMRALLKNLHHEFQRTTVYVTHDQIEAMTLADRVAVLYQGKIQQLDTPKNIYNNPRNLFVAGFIGSPSMNFIEGSVNHGKFSSQNCKVKGLGNVSNAMVTLGVRPEDIEVCPLDDANLTGKVYSIEMTGESTLITLEVNGNLVVARADKNYEAEIGDPIGFKFNLEHTYLFNTKSEQRIDFMLAPELAELTA, from the coding sequence ATGGCATCAATATTATTACGCAATATTGATAAGACCTGGGGTAGCACAAAGGTTATTGAAGACCTAAATCTGGAAATTAAAGACAAAGAGTTTCTGGTACTGCTCGGGCCTTCAGGCTGCGGAAAAACCACCACAATGAGAATGATCGCGGGTCTGGATACCCCGACAGAAGGTGATGTGGAGATAGACGGGAGCCGGGTGAATGATACACACCCAAGAGATCGGGATATCGCTATGGTATTCCAGAACTACGGCCTGTACCCGCAAAAAACAGTATATGGAAATATCGCCTTTCCACTTCAAATGAAGAAGGTGGAGAAGGACGAATTGCATGCACGGGTGATTAAAGCGGCTAAACGTGTAGAGCTGGATCATCTGCTTGAGCGCAAGCCGTCACAACTTTCCGGTGGTCAGAGACAACGTGTCGCGCTTGCCCGTGCAATTGTGCGTGAGCCAAGCCTGTTTCTGATGGATGAACCTTTATCTAATCTTGACGCTAAACTTCGTGTTTCCATGCGTGCTCTGCTGAAAAACCTGCACCATGAATTTCAGCGTACCACAGTTTATGTTACCCACGACCAGATTGAAGCTATGACTCTGGCTGACCGGGTTGCAGTACTTTATCAGGGGAAGATCCAGCAACTGGACACGCCAAAGAATATCTATAACAACCCGCGCAACCTGTTTGTGGCTGGTTTTATCGGCTCACCGTCGATGAACTTTATTGAGGGCTCGGTAAATCATGGCAAGTTCAGCAGCCAGAACTGCAAGGTAAAGGGGCTGGGCAACGTTTCTAATGCCATGGTGACTTTAGGGGTTCGTCCGGAAGATATTGAAGTGTGTCCGCTGGATGATGCGAACCTGACCGGGAAAGTCTACTCCATAGAAATGACCGGGGAATCAACACTGATCACTCTGGAGGTGAACGGAAATCTGGTGGTGGCCCGTGCAGATAAAAATTATGAAGCAGAGATCGGTGACCCCATTGGATTCAAGTTCAACCTGGAACACACCTATCTGTTTAACACGAAATCGGAGCAGCGAATTGACTTTATGCTTGCTCCTGAGCTGGCTGAATTAACAGCTTAA
- a CDS encoding extracellular solute-binding protein: MMKKQFLAMITSLAFVGGAAANCDLSGVEAKGELSLLSNSYPVLKYFSDKMAECESDSLKVKNKLVSGSAVQEQARIILSSRRGNSPYDLIQVSASSFHEFQAKEQLQPITDLVKKYWDEYKLSDIPKEVWDLATVDGEIYAVPLQMNMQQFFYRQDILDKYSLSVPKTYADVLANAEKLQEAGFKYPISQAMGKGWNLATEFTNIYLSLGGEYFDAQGKPLFNSEKGVKAAEILKSLLSYMSPNALSMSNDLVMVNFQQEKAVMGNVWATRAAEMDNAEVSKVVGKIQYAAAPAATSAVSIPSTSIFWDGYVMPKRVEEDRELIFKVLMEMLKKDSMKGASHLAFLTRDSASSVEGEKYRYLDAMRTMVANGAKAFPSQPYFTLAHNEIGSKLPDALRGKKEIKLVLNDAAKAYYKEAQAQGFLE, translated from the coding sequence ATGATGAAAAAGCAATTTCTGGCAATGATTACTTCTCTGGCGTTTGTTGGCGGTGCTGCAGCCAATTGTGACCTTTCTGGTGTAGAGGCCAAAGGTGAACTTTCACTGCTTTCCAACAGCTATCCGGTACTTAAATACTTCTCTGACAAGATGGCTGAGTGTGAATCTGATTCACTAAAGGTGAAGAACAAACTGGTTAGTGGCAGTGCAGTACAGGAGCAGGCTCGTATTATTCTTTCCAGCCGCCGTGGTAACTCGCCTTATGATCTGATCCAGGTCTCAGCAAGCAGTTTCCATGAGTTCCAGGCTAAAGAGCAGCTTCAGCCTATTACGGATCTGGTAAAAAAATACTGGGATGAATATAAGCTAAGCGACATTCCAAAGGAAGTGTGGGATCTGGCAACCGTAGATGGTGAAATCTATGCGGTTCCCCTGCAAATGAACATGCAACAGTTCTTCTATCGTCAGGACATTCTGGATAAGTACTCGCTGAGTGTGCCAAAGACCTATGCCGATGTATTAGCAAATGCAGAAAAACTGCAGGAAGCAGGATTTAAGTATCCTATTTCCCAGGCGATGGGTAAGGGCTGGAATCTGGCGACAGAGTTTACCAATATCTATTTGTCACTGGGTGGTGAGTACTTTGATGCGCAAGGCAAGCCCCTGTTTAACAGCGAGAAAGGTGTGAAGGCTGCTGAAATTCTGAAGTCACTGCTTTCGTACATGTCTCCTAATGCGCTTTCTATGTCAAATGACCTTGTGATGGTGAATTTCCAGCAGGAAAAAGCCGTGATGGGTAATGTGTGGGCAACCCGTGCCGCAGAGATGGACAATGCTGAAGTCTCAAAGGTTGTGGGCAAAATTCAATATGCCGCTGCACCTGCTGCTACCAGTGCTGTCAGCATTCCTTCAACCAGTATTTTCTGGGATGGCTACGTAATGCCTAAGCGCGTTGAAGAAGACCGTGAACTTATTTTCAAAGTGCTGATGGAAATGCTGAAAAAAGACTCTATGAAGGGCGCGAGTCACTTGGCATTTTTGACCCGTGATTCAGCAAGTTCTGTAGAGGGTGAAAAGTACCGTTATCTGGATGCGATGCGCACTATGGTTGCTAATGGTGCGAAGGCGTTCCCGAGTCAGCCATACTTTACTCTGGCACATAATGAGATTGGCAGTAAGCTTCCGGATGCGCTTAGAGGTAAGAAGGAAATCAAGCTTGTGCTGAATGATGCTGCTAAAGCGTATTACAAAGAAGCGCAGGCACAGGGCTTCCTGGAGTAA
- a CDS encoding sugar ABC transporter permease, producing the protein MMKLRSFLAFSGPSIFSMVLLMTAPLIMTIYLSMYRFNFKGNLRWVGLDNYIDILTDPEFWLAFEFTFVYTITVTLSVLVFGFLIALALNRLKGRIRAFFMAATLLPFVVTPVVGTLIFSWLFQDFGYLTYLLNLMGIEIYWFSDTLESRTLIILYGIWQVTPFAAIVFFAGLQAIPQDTLESSLLDGAHSWDQIKHVVVPAIQPLILFVSMICIMDAYRLFDAVAIMTGGLNNTETLMYYNYRVGIVQDAVAKGSAVSVLTMIGIFIFLIPFLYMTYKEQKGIRQ; encoded by the coding sequence ATGATGAAGTTACGAAGCTTTCTGGCTTTCTCTGGTCCCTCCATCTTTTCAATGGTGCTGCTGATGACAGCACCACTGATTATGACCATTTATCTCTCTATGTACCGGTTTAACTTTAAAGGGAATCTGCGTTGGGTTGGGCTGGACAACTATATTGATATTCTTACGGATCCTGAGTTCTGGCTGGCATTTGAATTTACCTTTGTTTATACCATTACCGTTACTCTGAGTGTGCTGGTGTTCGGCTTTCTTATTGCCCTGGCGCTTAACCGGTTAAAGGGCAGGATCCGCGCCTTCTTTATGGCTGCCACTCTGCTGCCGTTTGTGGTGACACCTGTGGTGGGGACGCTGATCTTCTCCTGGCTGTTTCAGGATTTTGGCTACCTTACCTATCTGCTTAATCTGATGGGTATTGAGATTTACTGGTTCAGCGACACACTGGAGTCCCGCACCCTGATTATTCTTTACGGGATCTGGCAGGTAACGCCTTTCGCCGCCATTGTCTTCTTTGCCGGGCTGCAGGCTATTCCGCAGGATACGCTGGAATCGTCTCTGCTTGATGGAGCCCATAGCTGGGACCAAATCAAACATGTGGTGGTTCCTGCGATACAGCCACTAATCTTGTTTGTTTCCATGATCTGCATTATGGATGCGTACCGCCTGTTTGATGCGGTGGCAATTATGACCGGTGGACTGAATAACACTGAAACCCTGATGTACTACAACTACCGGGTCGGTATTGTTCAGGATGCGGTAGCCAAGGGAAGTGCGGTCTCCGTTCTGACCATGATTGGGATCTTTATCTTTCTGATCCCGTTTTTATACATGACTTATAAAGAGCAGAAGGGGATTCGCCAATGA
- a CDS encoding tyrosine-type recombinase/integrase, whose translation MSIRNLKDGSKLPWLCECYPNGRSGKRVRKRFATKGEAVAFERYLMKEIDDKPWLGAKPDHRRLSELLERWWVIHGKTVKTGSNTYVVLKKTVEMLGNPIASLFTTQDYLNYRANRVSHHPTRKDIVISPATHNIELKTFRAMFNTLIKYGEWKQPNPVAGIELIKASERELAYLTKDKIKPFLKKVAADNSPKAEQILIACKICLATGARVGEALALKRSHITSKKLTFTDTKGKRNRSVPISKALHDEILNVAVSGHAVFNVRYYAAWQCVKRALPEFLPSGQATHILRHTFASHFMMNGGDILVLQRILGHSKIEQTMAYAHFAPEHLIQAVELNPLEN comes from the coding sequence ATGTCTATCCGAAATCTCAAAGACGGTTCTAAACTGCCATGGCTATGCGAATGCTACCCAAATGGCCGCAGTGGCAAGCGAGTAAGAAAACGCTTTGCTACCAAGGGTGAAGCTGTAGCCTTCGAACGTTATTTAATGAAAGAGATTGATGATAAACCTTGGTTAGGTGCTAAACCAGATCATCGCAGGCTTTCAGAACTGCTTGAGCGTTGGTGGGTTATTCATGGAAAGACAGTTAAAACCGGCAGTAATACTTACGTAGTTCTTAAGAAAACGGTAGAGATGTTGGGAAATCCAATTGCTTCGTTATTTACCACACAGGACTATCTGAACTACCGGGCTAACCGGGTTAGTCATCACCCAACCAGGAAAGATATCGTGATCTCTCCGGCCACTCATAATATTGAGTTGAAAACATTTAGGGCTATGTTCAACACACTCATTAAATATGGTGAATGGAAGCAGCCAAATCCAGTTGCTGGTATCGAGCTTATCAAAGCTTCTGAACGTGAACTGGCTTATCTTACTAAAGATAAAATTAAGCCGTTCTTGAAAAAGGTTGCAGCGGACAATAGTCCGAAAGCAGAGCAGATACTGATAGCCTGCAAAATATGCCTGGCAACTGGTGCGCGGGTAGGGGAGGCGTTAGCCCTTAAACGAAGCCATATCACTTCAAAGAAACTAACTTTTACTGATACCAAAGGTAAGAGAAACAGAAGCGTTCCTATATCCAAAGCACTGCATGATGAAATACTGAATGTGGCTGTGTCTGGTCATGCTGTTTTTAATGTCCGGTATTATGCTGCATGGCAATGCGTAAAACGTGCACTACCTGAGTTCTTACCATCGGGGCAGGCAACTCATATTTTACGTCATACATTTGCAAGTCATTTTATGATGAATGGTGGCGATATTCTGGTTCTTCAACGAATCTTAGGCCATAGCAAAATTGAACAGACAATGGCTTACGCACACTTTGCTCCTGAACATCTTATCCAGGCAGTAGAGCTGAATCCTCTAGAAAACTAA
- a CDS encoding ester cyclase — MNRPEQAILTKDNDLSKTDETLTVIDSMVDGLNDHDIENMGRFFADSFRWMGNAGCGFKNGLKEFQEHWQRPFQAAFSDKVCIDEARLTQGQWCAAFGRQEAIHSGPFMGIEPTGKKVTIRYMDFWKVVDGKIVDNYVTVDFPSIMMQLGVDPFGGHGWEKMDSEQGPLMHTEEVMK, encoded by the coding sequence ATGAATCGTCCGGAACAGGCAATTTTAACTAAGGACAATGATCTGTCGAAAACTGATGAAACCTTAACAGTGATCGACTCAATGGTGGATGGCCTTAATGACCATGATATTGAAAATATGGGCCGCTTCTTTGCTGATTCATTCCGCTGGATGGGTAATGCAGGTTGTGGGTTTAAAAATGGTCTTAAGGAGTTTCAGGAGCACTGGCAAAGGCCATTTCAGGCCGCATTTTCAGATAAGGTTTGCATCGATGAGGCCCGCCTGACTCAGGGTCAGTGGTGTGCGGCATTTGGTCGTCAGGAAGCGATTCACTCTGGTCCGTTTATGGGCATTGAGCCGACGGGAAAGAAGGTGACTATCCGTTATATGGATTTCTGGAAAGTGGTGGACGGCAAAATCGTGGATAATTATGTCACAGTGGATTTTCCAAGCATTATGATGCAGTTAGGCGTTGACCCGTTCGGTGGACACGGTTGGGAGAAAATGGACAGTGAGCAGGGGCCTCTGATGCACACCGAAGAGGTGATGAAATGA
- the lpdA gene encoding dihydrolipoyl dehydrogenase encodes MKENINVDLAILGGGPGGYTAAFRAADLGLSVCLIEKRNTLGGVCVNVGCIPSKTLLHGAAILEEAREAAEMGISFAQPGVDLNKLRDYKNNTISNLTGGLDSLCKARKIIRVNGQGFFQDQNTLRIEGTNGQLVTFNHAIIATGSRPVSLPIAPQDPRIWNSTDALALNRVPEKMLIVGGGIIGLEMAQVYSALGSEITIVEALDQIIPSADKDVVQPLVKKLKKEYRIFTRTSVTEMLSTEEGVKVAMEGKKAPDPEIYDAVLVAVGRRPNTLEIGLEELGIETDDKGLIPVNDQMQTKLANIFAIGDIVAGPMLAHKASHEAKIAAEVISGHEAGFGSPAIPSVAYTSPEIAWVGLTEKEAKAAGVVYDTGKVPWIVSGRAQSAGASNGVTKLLFDKESGKVLGAGICGANAGELIHEVAVAIETGATAKDIANTIHAHPTLAETIAFGAELVEGSVTDMLPQRRR; translated from the coding sequence ATGAAAGAAAATATCAATGTCGATCTGGCTATCCTGGGTGGTGGGCCGGGAGGTTATACCGCCGCTTTTCGTGCAGCAGATCTGGGATTATCAGTTTGTCTTATTGAGAAACGAAATACACTGGGGGGCGTTTGTGTCAACGTCGGCTGTATTCCTTCCAAGACCCTGTTGCATGGTGCCGCGATCCTTGAAGAGGCCCGTGAAGCGGCAGAGATGGGGATCAGTTTTGCTCAGCCTGGTGTTGATCTGAATAAGTTGCGTGACTACAAAAATAACACCATCAGTAACCTGACCGGCGGACTGGACAGCTTGTGTAAAGCTCGCAAAATTATCCGGGTGAATGGGCAGGGATTTTTCCAGGACCAGAATACACTGCGAATTGAAGGAACGAACGGTCAGCTTGTCACCTTTAATCACGCAATAATAGCAACCGGATCCAGGCCAGTTTCACTGCCAATAGCTCCGCAAGATCCGCGTATCTGGAACTCAACCGATGCTTTAGCACTTAACCGTGTACCAGAGAAAATGCTTATTGTCGGAGGCGGGATCATCGGGCTTGAGATGGCTCAGGTCTATTCCGCGCTCGGTTCAGAGATCACTATTGTTGAGGCTCTGGATCAGATTATTCCTTCGGCAGATAAGGATGTGGTTCAGCCGTTGGTGAAAAAGCTAAAAAAAGAGTACCGCATTTTCACCAGAACCTCGGTAACAGAGATGCTTTCAACAGAAGAAGGGGTCAAGGTTGCGATGGAAGGGAAAAAAGCGCCTGATCCTGAAATTTATGATGCTGTGCTGGTGGCGGTTGGACGCAGGCCAAATACGCTTGAGATCGGTCTGGAGGAGCTGGGTATTGAAACCGATGACAAAGGATTGATTCCGGTAAATGATCAGATGCAGACTAAGCTTGCGAACATATTTGCTATCGGTGATATCGTAGCTGGTCCTATGCTGGCACACAAAGCCAGCCATGAAGCGAAAATCGCAGCAGAGGTCATATCCGGGCATGAGGCGGGCTTTGGTTCGCCGGCGATTCCTTCAGTTGCCTATACCAGTCCGGAGATCGCCTGGGTTGGCTTGACAGAGAAAGAGGCGAAAGCAGCCGGAGTTGTTTACGACACGGGTAAGGTGCCGTGGATAGTGAGCGGACGGGCACAAAGTGCGGGTGCTTCTAACGGAGTGACTAAGCTGCTGTTCGACAAGGAGAGCGGAAAAGTACTGGGCGCTGGAATTTGCGGAGCAAATGCCGGTGAACTTATCCATGAAGTTGCTGTAGCCATTGAAACGGGGGCCACAGCGAAGGATATTGCTAATACAATTCACGCACATCCGACGCTGGCAGAAACGATAGCCTTTGGTGCCGAGTTGGTTGAAGGCTCTGTTACGGATATGCTTCCTCAGCGCAGAAGGTAA
- a CDS encoding carbohydrate ABC transporter permease produces the protein MIARLLREKTIFVYAALLVWLVYCTFPFFWTIMTSIKNPVDAFSTPPVWTFEPTAANYAALWLDFGFSTFLWNSVIVTAGVVVISLSIGCLAGYALARYPGKLGFWLLMVALVFRSLPHTVFLIPYYEFTRMVGLYDTHIVLIMILVAINQPFTIWMMRSFFMNIPKELEESAMMDGCNQFQSFIKAIVPVMWPGIITTGLFTFLLAYNEFLIPLTLTATNASTMPVAISQFGADDIKYWSMSAAGAVSITLPIVALIVVFQKRIVSGLVAGAVKG, from the coding sequence ATGATTGCACGACTGCTGAGGGAAAAAACGATATTTGTTTACGCTGCGCTGCTGGTCTGGCTGGTGTACTGCACTTTCCCGTTCTTCTGGACCATTATGACCTCCATTAAGAATCCGGTAGACGCTTTTTCAACACCGCCGGTCTGGACTTTTGAGCCTACAGCAGCGAACTACGCAGCACTGTGGCTGGATTTTGGTTTCAGTACCTTTCTGTGGAACTCGGTTATCGTGACGGCTGGCGTGGTGGTGATTTCACTCTCCATCGGTTGCCTTGCCGGTTATGCGCTGGCTCGTTATCCGGGCAAGCTGGGTTTCTGGCTGCTGATGGTGGCGCTGGTCTTCCGTTCGTTACCTCATACGGTATTTCTGATCCCATACTATGAATTTACCCGTATGGTCGGATTGTACGATACCCATATCGTATTGATTATGATTCTGGTAGCGATTAACCAGCCATTCACCATCTGGATGATGCGCTCCTTCTTCATGAATATTCCGAAGGAACTGGAAGAGTCGGCCATGATGGATGGCTGCAATCAGTTCCAATCATTTATCAAGGCAATTGTTCCGGTGATGTGGCCGGGCATTATTACCACAGGATTGTTTACTTTCCTGTTGGCTTACAACGAATTTCTTATCCCGCTGACCCTGACGGCAACCAATGCCTCAACCATGCCGGTAGCCATCTCACAGTTTGGTGCCGATGACATCAAGTACTGGTCGATGAGTGCCGCAGGAGCAGTCTCTATCACGTTGCCGATTGTGGCGCTGATTGTGGTCTTCCAGAAACGCATCGTATCCGGGTTAGTCGCGGGTGCAGTGAAGGGATAA
- a CDS encoding ABC transporter ATP-binding protein: MLFKLFEGFTKAFPDQEPTQPPKGIYAFCRHYTKGFEIPLLVMAVVATIAAIVEVALFGFMGQIVDLLSTSDPKTFFAENSSTLWGYGILLLVVMPVLITIYSLTIHQSLLGNYPMSVRWMAHRYLLKQSLSFYQDDFAGRVATKVMQTSLAVRETVMKMLDVFVYVSVYFTAIIVMLAQADWRLMAPMLIWLFAYVGIQIYFVPKLKQVSSEQAEARSMMTGRIVDSYTNIATVKLFSHSKRETEYAEEGMNEFLKTVHRQMRLVTGFNISVEIANYLLVFSIAGISIFLWMDSLITVGAIAIAVSLALRLNGMSKWIMWEVGGLFENMGTVVDGISTLSKPVSIEDKPDAKPIVVDQGAIEFDNVSFHYGEKEKGVLSNLNLKIKPGEKVGLVGRSGAGKSTLVNLLLRFHDVEGGQVKIDGQVISDVTQDSLRSKIGMVTQDTSLLHRSIRENILYGKPDATEEELLKATRQAQAHEFIETLSDPHGNIGYDAQVGERGVKLSGGQRQRIAISRVLLKDAPLLILDEATSALDSEVEAAIQESLYELMEGKTVIAIAHRLSTIAAMDRLIVLDKGQVVEEGTHQELIKGDGIYAQLWAHQTGGFISEETEETQKPVL, translated from the coding sequence ATGTTATTTAAGTTATTTGAAGGCTTTACCAAAGCCTTCCCGGATCAGGAGCCTACTCAGCCTCCAAAAGGGATTTATGCCTTCTGTCGTCACTACACCAAAGGGTTTGAAATTCCTTTGCTTGTGATGGCGGTAGTCGCCACTATCGCCGCCATTGTTGAAGTGGCACTTTTTGGTTTTATGGGGCAAATTGTCGATCTGTTATCGACCAGTGATCCAAAAACCTTCTTTGCGGAAAACAGCTCAACATTGTGGGGATACGGCATCCTTCTGCTGGTTGTTATGCCGGTTTTGATCACCATCTACTCGCTGACAATTCACCAGAGTCTTCTGGGTAACTATCCGATGTCTGTCCGCTGGATGGCACACCGATACCTGCTGAAACAGAGCCTCTCTTTTTATCAGGATGACTTTGCCGGACGTGTCGCTACCAAGGTGATGCAGACATCACTGGCGGTTCGTGAAACTGTGATGAAGATGCTGGACGTTTTTGTGTATGTAAGTGTTTACTTCACTGCAATCATTGTCATGCTGGCGCAGGCAGACTGGCGATTAATGGCCCCTATGCTTATCTGGCTATTTGCTTATGTGGGTATCCAGATTTACTTTGTTCCTAAATTAAAGCAGGTTTCATCTGAGCAGGCAGAGGCTCGCTCCATGATGACCGGGCGTATCGTGGACAGTTATACCAATATCGCCACGGTAAAACTCTTCTCCCACAGTAAGCGCGAAACCGAGTATGCCGAAGAGGGAATGAACGAGTTTTTAAAAACCGTACACCGCCAGATGAGGCTGGTCACCGGTTTTAATATCAGTGTAGAAATTGCTAACTACCTGCTGGTATTTAGTATCGCCGGTATTTCGATTTTCCTTTGGATGGATAGCCTGATTACTGTCGGCGCTATTGCAATCGCAGTCAGCCTGGCGCTGCGACTTAACGGTATGTCCAAATGGATCATGTGGGAAGTTGGCGGCCTGTTTGAAAATATGGGTACGGTTGTTGACGGTATATCGACCCTGTCCAAACCAGTCAGCATTGAAGACAAACCTGACGCTAAACCAATTGTGGTTGATCAGGGCGCTATCGAGTTCGATAACGTCAGCTTCCATTACGGAGAAAAAGAGAAAGGTGTGCTCAGCAACCTGAACCTGAAGATTAAGCCAGGTGAAAAAGTCGGTCTGGTCGGCCGTTCAGGGGCTGGTAAGTCGACGCTGGTCAACCTTCTGCTTAGATTTCATGACGTAGAAGGCGGACAGGTGAAAATTGACGGGCAGGTGATTTCCGACGTTACTCAGGACTCCCTGAGAAGCAAGATAGGCATGGTAACGCAGGATACTTCCCTGCTGCACCGCTCTATCCGTGAAAACATCCTGTACGGCAAGCCGGATGCAACGGAGGAAGAACTCCTGAAAGCCACCAGACAAGCTCAGGCTCACGAGTTTATTGAAACCCTGTCTGACCCACACGGCAACATTGGCTACGACGCTCAGGTAGGTGAGCGCGGCGTGAAACTTTCCGGAGGCCAACGCCAGCGTATCGCTATTTCCCGCGTTCTGCTAAAAGATGCCCCGCTTCTGATCCTTGATGAAGCCACTTCAGCCCTGGACTCAGAAGTAGAAGCCGCCATTCAGGAAAGTCTGTATGAACTGATGGAAGGTAAAACCGTAATCGCCATCGCGCACCGCTTATCAACTATCGCCGCTATGGACAGACTGATTGTTCTGGACAAAGGCCAGGTAGTGGAAGAAGGTACTCATCAGGAACTGATTAAGGGCGACGGTATTTATGCGCAGTTGTGGGCGCATCAGACGGGAGGTTTTATATCCGAGGAGACAGAAGAAACACAAAAGCCTGTTTTATAA
- a CDS encoding LacI family DNA-binding transcriptional regulator: MRQGKITSTDVARMLGVSQSMVSRAFNPNASISDKKRKLVIEGAQKLGYTPNAMARSLTSKRSGLVAIVTDSETNPIYDEMIRKLSYTIQAKGGQPVLCMADNHNMNTAVNKAIEYQVDGLIIATSRIKNGLLEKCLDYGIQLTFINQYLNGTEASCFCTDNRLAGEQIADYLTETGCQRIAYLAGDKGSMVNEQRWEGFRDRLLHHGTIPPLYIPGTFSFQSGLDTAAKLTDYYKDIDAVFCANDIIAIGLLEGMRGLALKQQPAVIGVDDIPMAAWPTFQLTSYRQPLEQLIDEAIDQLLHRIELETPADMQYHYYTGELIVRDTA; this comes from the coding sequence ATGCGACAAGGAAAGATCACTTCGACAGATGTAGCCCGCATGCTGGGTGTATCCCAGTCCATGGTTTCAAGGGCTTTTAATCCCAATGCCAGCATTTCTGATAAGAAAAGAAAGCTGGTGATTGAAGGGGCGCAGAAACTGGGCTATACCCCCAACGCTATGGCCCGAAGCCTGACCTCAAAGCGCTCAGGACTGGTTGCAATAGTGACCGACAGTGAAACGAATCCCATTTATGATGAGATGATCCGTAAACTCTCCTACACCATTCAGGCGAAAGGAGGACAACCTGTGCTCTGTATGGCAGATAACCACAATATGAATACTGCGGTAAATAAAGCCATAGAGTATCAGGTGGACGGACTGATTATCGCCACCAGCCGGATTAAAAACGGGTTGCTGGAGAAATGCCTGGATTACGGTATTCAACTGACCTTTATCAACCAATACCTGAACGGCACAGAAGCAAGCTGCTTCTGTACCGATAACCGGCTAGCCGGTGAACAGATCGCAGATTACCTAACAGAAACCGGCTGCCAGCGAATTGCTTATCTGGCCGGAGACAAAGGCAGCATGGTTAACGAGCAAAGGTGGGAAGGCTTCCGGGACCGCCTTCTTCATCACGGAACCATACCGCCACTTTATATTCCCGGCACCTTCTCTTTTCAGTCTGGCCTAGATACTGCAGCTAAACTGACGGATTACTACAAAGATATTGATGCGGTATTCTGCGCCAACGATATTATTGCTATCGGCCTTCTGGAAGGAATGCGCGGACTCGCTTTAAAACAGCAGCCCGCCGTTATCGGTGTGGATGATATTCCTATGGCCGCATGGCCTACATTCCAACTAACCAGTTACCGTCAACCATTGGAACAGCTTATCGACGAAGCGATAGACCAGCTACTTCACAGGATAGAACTTGAGACGCCGGCAGATATGCAATACCACTATTACACTGGTGAGCTGATTGTGCGGGATACTGCATAA